One region of Anaerolineae bacterium genomic DNA includes:
- a CDS encoding histidine phosphatase family protein: MSLIAYLIRHAEPEKGTGIPYDVPPGPPLSMRGREEAQRAAAFLADKGIQRLFCSPLVRARDTAEIIGHVLRLQPVLDERLAEHRSGETFEAVIARMRAFWEAHAMDGDGPLALVTHGSPIRALLTVLGDGRLDWSRYQFADNNIVPTAGIWQVEQATNGWKLELVFVPSER; encoded by the coding sequence ATGTCGTTGATCGCTTACCTAATCCGCCATGCTGAGCCTGAGAAGGGAACCGGTATCCCTTATGATGTGCCACCAGGGCCGCCGCTCTCCATGAGAGGACGTGAAGAGGCCCAAAGAGCGGCCGCATTCCTGGCTGATAAGGGGATTCAGCGCCTCTTTTGTTCGCCGCTGGTGCGAGCGCGAGATACAGCCGAGATTATCGGCCATGTCCTGCGCCTGCAACCGGTTCTGGATGAGCGCCTGGCCGAACATCGCTCGGGAGAGACTTTCGAGGCCGTGATCGCCCGGATGCGGGCCTTCTGGGAGGCCCACGCGATGGATGGTGATGGCCCTCTGGCTCTGGTGACGCACGGATCTCCCATTCGCGCGCTCCTCACCGTGCTAGGAGACGGTCGTCTAGATTGGAGCCGATATCAGTTTGCCGACAACAACATCGTGCCTACGGCCGGCATCTGGCAAGTTGAGCAGGCTACCAATGGCTGGAAGCTAGAGCTGGTCTTTGTCCCCTCCGAACGCTGA
- a CDS encoding trehalase family glycosidase: MTIFAELRPQLPEPVLPPQRSGWLELYWRAWELAIQNIRHGTLENGFVESYIDAAFSENIFQWDTCFIVMFARYAWHLLPVGPSLDNFYRKQDGDGWICREYRGRNGAPMFAKGSADAINPPLFSWAEWALYQLSGDRERLARIWSHLVQYDAWLRLHQRGPEGLYWSSRLGCGMDNTPRFVARWVDMSAQQALNARCLARIARAIGQSSYTVTTYQDEHAFLAHQINRYMWDEVAGMYWDLDGKLEPWPALTIAPFWTLVADVVPPERKERLVAHLRNPDRFWRAHPFPTLSADHPAYHPDGGYWMGAVWAPTNYAVIKGLRRTGFGELAREATARHLDQMLAVLYETGTLWENYAPDMPQPGKPAARDFVGWSGVGPIALLIEEIIGLELDAAQQQVHWRLESELPLGLRNLRLGDNTISLVAEREAGAGILVRVEAARPFQLEISTPFTDFVEQVPAGSHCYTLAHLDRTEVRQV, encoded by the coding sequence ATGACTATCTTCGCTGAGCTTCGGCCCCAGTTGCCTGAGCCGGTATTGCCGCCACAGCGGTCAGGTTGGCTTGAGTTATATTGGCGCGCCTGGGAGCTGGCCATTCAAAATATCCGTCATGGCACCCTAGAAAACGGATTCGTCGAGAGCTATATTGATGCCGCCTTCTCTGAGAACATCTTCCAATGGGACACTTGTTTCATCGTGATGTTCGCCCGCTACGCCTGGCATCTGTTGCCCGTCGGCCCCTCGCTCGACAATTTCTACCGCAAGCAAGACGGCGACGGCTGGATCTGTCGTGAGTATCGCGGGCGCAATGGCGCCCCCATGTTCGCCAAAGGAAGCGCCGATGCCATCAATCCCCCTTTGTTTTCCTGGGCGGAATGGGCGCTCTATCAGCTCAGCGGCGATCGGGAGCGGCTCGCTCGCATCTGGTCTCACCTCGTCCAGTATGATGCCTGGCTGCGCTTGCACCAGCGTGGCCCCGAGGGGCTTTACTGGTCCTCACGACTAGGATGCGGGATGGATAACACGCCGCGCTTTGTGGCGCGATGGGTGGATATGTCCGCTCAACAAGCGCTCAACGCGCGCTGCCTGGCGAGGATCGCCCGGGCCATCGGGCAATCGAGCTACACTGTGACGACGTACCAGGACGAACACGCGTTCCTCGCCCACCAGATCAACCGCTATATGTGGGACGAGGTAGCCGGTATGTATTGGGACCTCGATGGCAAGCTGGAGCCGTGGCCGGCGTTGACCATCGCCCCCTTCTGGACGTTGGTGGCCGACGTGGTACCGCCAGAGCGCAAAGAGCGATTGGTGGCCCACCTGCGCAATCCCGATCGCTTCTGGCGGGCACACCCCTTTCCTACGCTCTCGGCCGACCATCCAGCCTATCATCCGGATGGCGGCTACTGGATGGGCGCGGTTTGGGCGCCCACCAACTATGCTGTGATCAAGGGGCTGCGCCGGACCGGCTTCGGTGAGCTAGCCCGTGAGGCCACGGCACGGCATTTAGATCAGATGCTAGCGGTATTGTACGAGACGGGCACCCTGTGGGAAAATTACGCCCCGGATATGCCTCAACCTGGTAAGCCTGCTGCGCGGGATTTCGTAGGATGGTCCGGTGTGGGTCCGATCGCGCTGCTGATTGAAGAGATCATCGGCTTGGAGCTGGACGCCGCTCAGCAACAGGTGCATTGGCGGCTGGAAAGCGAGCTACCCCTCGGGCTGCGCAATCTGCGCTTGGGTGACAACACCATCAGCTTGGTCGCCGAGCGAGAGGCCGGAGCGGGTATCCTCGTTCGGGTGGAAGCAGCCCGGCCTTTCCAGTTGGAGATCAGCACGCCATTTACGGACTTCGTGGAGCAGGTGCCGGCTGGATCGCACTGCTACACTCTAGCTCACTTGGACCGCACAGAGGTGCGGCAGGTATAA
- a CDS encoding C25 family cysteine peptidase, with translation MLRAWPFRSMAGISWALVLLGALALTLGACGRRQLTQELSPQEQIRITVRDGGLYRLSDDALRAAGVDLRRLGEDDLQLTNQGKAVPFALIGRGRERSLVFYARPSGSIYSPYNVYWLRRAPGQRLSSIQVAGAGEEAATIALVQSHLEEQRQYLSTLPAAEDHWLWQPIYGGRSVTVTFDLAAALASGEASLRVSLWSHSSALVNPDHHVIIRLNEMPVADVTWDGQGRQILRATLPAGVLQPGQNQLTITAPGDTNAPAELSYLDWVEVSYPRYLQADAGWLDFWAGEGAFQITELPDGEVALWDVTDPEQPVPLDGFQVSRAGDRQAVRFQRSDTKGARHYWIAAGKGFLEPEAVEVRPLPRSPRPEGGADYIAIVHPELAEAVQPLLNHRAGQGLRVFTITSAELYDAYTFGLPDPAAIRDFLAEALHTWPEPKPRFALLVGDASYDTYGYTGGPERNLIPTALVQTHFVGQTASDNWLADIDDDGRPDIALGRLPAQRPDQVRAMVDKALRWERESGSDWIRQALMAADDEEPYFVQMSEILSEKYLGPKFQARKVYLGQVEDPHAHILEAMNQGVGLVNYIGHGSVTLWAKEKVFSTEDVLALRNSDRPFLLINLTCLTGYFHHPQTVSLAEALLRAPSGGAVAALVPTSESLPADQMALAETLYSQITDPQIQTLGEAVLQAKRLTPLERDGQRDVVATFNLLGDPALPLPR, from the coding sequence ATGTTGCGAGCTTGGCCTTTCCGCTCGATGGCAGGGATATCATGGGCCCTCGTACTCTTGGGAGCCTTAGCCCTCACGCTGGGCGCGTGCGGACGCCGCCAATTAACACAAGAGCTCAGCCCTCAAGAACAGATACGCATCACCGTCCGCGACGGGGGGTTGTATCGCCTAAGCGACGATGCCCTGCGCGCGGCCGGGGTTGATCTCCGCCGCCTGGGTGAGGACGATCTGCAATTGACAAATCAAGGGAAGGCGGTGCCTTTCGCGCTCATCGGCCGTGGCCGAGAGCGCTCTCTGGTCTTCTATGCCCGGCCCAGCGGCAGCATTTACAGCCCATATAACGTCTACTGGCTTCGGCGTGCTCCAGGCCAGCGCCTCTCATCGATCCAGGTGGCCGGTGCCGGCGAAGAGGCGGCCACCATCGCCCTGGTCCAATCCCACCTCGAGGAGCAGCGGCAGTATCTTTCGACCCTCCCCGCCGCAGAGGATCACTGGCTCTGGCAGCCGATTTATGGTGGCCGCAGTGTGACCGTGACGTTCGACCTTGCGGCCGCGCTGGCGAGCGGCGAGGCGAGTCTCCGGGTCAGCCTCTGGTCGCACTCCAGCGCGCTTGTCAACCCTGACCACCATGTGATAATCCGATTGAACGAGATGCCAGTAGCCGATGTCACTTGGGATGGCCAGGGGCGTCAGATCCTTCGCGCGACGCTCCCCGCTGGCGTTTTGCAGCCTGGCCAAAATCAGCTGACAATCACCGCCCCCGGTGACACCAACGCGCCGGCAGAGCTCAGCTATCTAGATTGGGTCGAGGTGAGCTATCCGCGCTATCTTCAAGCGGATGCTGGATGGCTTGACTTCTGGGCGGGCGAAGGCGCTTTTCAAATCACCGAGCTCCCTGATGGTGAGGTGGCGCTATGGGACGTCACCGACCCAGAGCAACCCGTACCGCTGGATGGCTTTCAAGTGAGCCGGGCTGGGGATCGCCAAGCCGTCCGCTTTCAGCGTAGCGATACAAAGGGGGCACGCCATTACTGGATTGCTGCCGGAAAAGGATTTCTCGAGCCAGAAGCCGTCGAGGTGAGGCCTCTTCCACGGTCACCACGCCCGGAGGGGGGCGCAGACTACATCGCCATCGTCCATCCCGAACTAGCCGAGGCCGTCCAGCCGTTGCTTAACCATCGCGCAGGTCAAGGGTTGCGCGTGTTCACCATCACCTCGGCCGAGCTCTACGACGCCTACACTTTCGGACTGCCCGACCCGGCCGCCATCCGCGATTTTCTAGCAGAGGCGCTACACACCTGGCCCGAGCCCAAACCGCGCTTTGCGTTGCTAGTCGGCGACGCCAGCTACGACACCTATGGATACACAGGCGGGCCCGAGCGCAACCTAATCCCTACCGCTCTGGTGCAGACCCATTTCGTCGGCCAGACTGCCAGCGACAACTGGCTGGCCGATATTGACGACGATGGGCGGCCCGACATCGCTCTGGGGCGCCTTCCGGCACAGCGGCCAGATCAGGTCCGGGCGATGGTGGACAAAGCCCTACGGTGGGAACGAGAAAGCGGCAGCGATTGGATACGTCAGGCGCTGATGGCCGCCGACGACGAAGAGCCATATTTCGTCCAGATGTCGGAAATCTTGTCGGAAAAATATCTTGGCCCGAAGTTCCAGGCGCGAAAGGTCTATCTAGGCCAGGTGGAGGATCCCCACGCCCATATCTTGGAGGCGATGAACCAGGGCGTAGGGCTGGTGAACTACATCGGCCATGGCAGCGTCACCTTGTGGGCCAAGGAGAAGGTCTTCTCCACCGAGGACGTGCTGGCGTTGCGCAACAGCGATCGGCCGTTTCTGCTCATCAACCTGACTTGCCTGACCGGCTACTTTCATCATCCGCAGACGGTCTCGCTGGCTGAGGCGCTGCTGCGGGCGCCCAGCGGGGGAGCGGTGGCCGCGTTAGTCCCCACCAGCGAGTCATTGCCCGCCGACCAGATGGCTTTAGCTGAAACGCTGTACAGCCAGATCACCGACCCTCAAATCCAGACGCTTGGCGAGGCGGTATTGCAGGCCAAGCGTCTCACCCCTCTAGAACGAGATGGACAGCGTGACGTGGTGGCCACGTTTAACCTGCTAGGCGATCCAGCACTACCGCTGCCTCGCTGA
- a CDS encoding ABC transporter permease, with product MRKVWAFLRRDWLVESSYPVSLLLQFLGVFFNVFVFYFLSRLVTGLDIPALASYGGDYFAFILVGIAFSGYFGVGLSSFASNLRTAQTTGTLEAMLLTPTRLSTVIFSSCLWDYLLTTLRTLAHLALGALLFGVSFGQGNYLAAFLILILSVITFSSLGIIAASFIMVLKRGDPVTWLVNALASLLGGVFYPVDVLPGWLQGVSSLVPVTYALRAMRRALLVGVSTRALLPDMLILAAFGAFLLPISLLAFRFAVHRARVDGSLAHY from the coding sequence GTGCGTAAAGTGTGGGCATTTCTACGACGAGATTGGCTCGTGGAGAGTTCCTATCCCGTCTCCCTGTTGCTGCAGTTTCTAGGCGTCTTCTTCAATGTGTTCGTGTTCTACTTCCTTAGCCGCTTAGTAACGGGCCTAGACATCCCAGCCCTGGCCAGCTACGGAGGCGATTACTTCGCCTTTATCCTGGTGGGCATCGCCTTCTCCGGCTATTTCGGCGTTGGCCTCTCCAGCTTCGCCAGCAACCTGCGCACCGCTCAGACCACAGGCACGCTGGAGGCTATGCTTCTCACGCCGACCCGCTTGTCCACCGTCATTTTCTCCTCTTGCCTATGGGATTACCTGCTGACCACCTTGCGCACCCTAGCGCATTTGGCCCTCGGGGCGCTCCTTTTCGGCGTCAGCTTTGGCCAGGGTAACTATCTAGCCGCCTTTTTGATCCTGATCCTGTCGGTCATCACATTCAGCAGCCTAGGGATCATTGCGGCCAGCTTCATTATGGTGCTCAAGCGCGGTGACCCCGTAACGTGGCTAGTGAACGCTTTGGCTTCGCTTTTGGGAGGGGTGTTCTACCCGGTAGATGTGCTTCCCGGTTGGCTGCAAGGGGTGTCCAGTCTGGTTCCGGTCACCTACGCGCTGCGCGCCATGCGCCGGGCGCTGCTGGTGGGCGTTAGCACTCGCGCCTTACTGCCCGACATGCTGATCCTGGCCGCGTTTGGAGCTTTTCTGCTACCGATTAGTTTGTTGGCTTTCCGTTTCGCCGTCCATCGCGCGCGTGTGGACGGGAGCCTAGCGCACTACTGA
- a CDS encoding ABC transporter ATP-binding protein — MLRSPYAIETQELTKRFLMPKALGMLARQPFARREILAVDRVTLQVRPGELFGLLGPNGAGKTTLIKLLCTLILPTAGNARIFGYDLSDGDQIRRFIGLATGDERSFFWRLSGRENLLFFAALYGLSGREARARVDEVMRQLELTEEADRRFDGYSSGQRQRLAIARALLHRPRVLFLDEPTRSLDPMATRHLHELILNELLRREGMTIFLTTHRLDEAERLCSRVAIMHRGRVRACGTVEELRATLRPVTRYRVRTSALPAGWMQTWRPEWGRLEERLAGDGRQELVLDSASGEEALARLIAHVTGMGGMVYAVTEERPSLEQVFQRFTAEDGTGA; from the coding sequence ATGCTGCGATCACCCTACGCTATCGAGACACAGGAGTTGACCAAGCGCTTTCTTATGCCCAAAGCGCTGGGAATGCTAGCGCGTCAACCCTTTGCCCGGCGCGAGATCTTAGCCGTGGATCGCGTCACGCTGCAGGTCCGGCCGGGAGAGCTGTTCGGGCTGTTGGGGCCCAACGGCGCGGGGAAGACTACGCTGATCAAGCTGCTTTGCACGCTGATCCTGCCCACGGCCGGCAACGCCCGCATCTTCGGATACGACCTGAGCGATGGGGATCAGATACGCCGGTTCATCGGCTTAGCAACGGGCGACGAGCGGAGCTTCTTCTGGCGACTTAGCGGGCGCGAGAACCTGCTCTTCTTCGCCGCGCTGTACGGGCTATCGGGAAGGGAAGCACGGGCGCGTGTAGACGAAGTCATGCGTCAACTCGAGCTGACAGAGGAGGCTGATCGGCGCTTTGATGGGTACTCCAGCGGCCAGAGGCAACGTCTGGCCATCGCCCGGGCGCTGCTGCATCGCCCGCGTGTTCTCTTCCTCGATGAGCCGACCCGCTCTCTCGATCCGATGGCCACCCGACACCTGCACGAGCTCATCCTGAACGAGTTGCTGCGGCGAGAGGGGATGACCATCTTCCTGACCACGCACCGGCTGGACGAGGCCGAACGGCTGTGTAGCCGCGTAGCGATCATGCATCGCGGGCGCGTACGCGCTTGTGGCACGGTGGAGGAGTTGCGTGCCACGCTTCGCCCAGTGACTCGTTATCGGGTGAGGACATCAGCGCTGCCGGCCGGTTGGATGCAAACTTGGCGTCCAGAGTGGGGCCGCCTAGAGGAGCGCCTAGCAGGGGACGGCCGCCAGGAGCTCGTCCTGGACTCGGCCAGTGGTGAAGAAGCTTTGGCCCGGCTGATCGCTCACGTGACAGGCATGGGCGGAATGGTGTATGCAGTGACAGAGGAGAGGCCCTCGCTGGAGCAAGTCTTTCAGCGCTTTACCGCGGAGGACGGAACCGGTGCGTAA
- a CDS encoding class I tRNA ligase family protein codes for MRERFKSVVTQPDFPALEREILRFWDESKAFKLLQQKNAGRPRWSFIDGPITANNPMGVHHAWGRTYKDLFQRFKAMQGFDQRWQNGFDCQGLWVEVNVERDLGFRSKRDIEAFGIDRFVRLCKARVLTYAAVQTQQSIRLGYWMDWNDPEQLLWLRDKLEEDPSQIITVEGPNGPVTDTVEQIVGRLGLPELGGSYFTFSNENNYQIWGFLKRCWENRWLYKGTDVMPWCPRCGTGISQHEIVTEGYVERTDPGLTVRFPLRDRPGEALLVWTTTPWTLTSNVAAAVGPDLTYLRVRQADENGRMWIYYVAEGAAKQALRGHYEVLGSLKGAEMVGWRYEGPFDELPAIQTANVPTHHCVIPWDEVGEQEGTGIVHIAPGCGAEDFQLGKQFGLPTIAPLDESGIYLDGFDWLTGRDVATVTEPIIENLKSKGLFYRLEPYTHRYPECWRCHTPLVFRLVDEWFISMDELRYQMMDITRQIRWIPEFGLERELDWLRNMHDWMISKKRYWGLALPIWECHQCGHFEVIGDEYELKERAAEGWEVFDGHTPHRPWIDAIKIRCSRCGELINRIPDVGNPWLDAGIVPFSTLRYRTDRAYWEKWFPADFITESFPGQFRNWFYSLLAMSTVLERKPPFRTVLGYATLLGEDGREMHKSWGNMIEFNEAAEAIGVDTMRWMYCAHRPEVNLLFGYRLADEVRRRFILPLWNVYAFFVTYANLAPGWHPKDWRSVPDLRSPQLQILDRWIISRLHEVVRIVTDRLEDFDAFGATQALETFVDDLSDWYVRRSRRRFWDGEPAALDTLYGVIVTLARLLAPFMPFVTEQMFRNLVRSVDAEAPVSVHLTDWPIPDVGSVDSALLADMTLARQVVTLGHSARNNANIKLRQPLARAVVVLPDPSLRDRLLRLSDIVADELNVKALEVTAEEAELVEYRLLPDNRKLGPRFGRKFPAVRQALAQADAIAAVRVLRAGQPLMLTADGERVELAPDEVLIQTAPRVGFAVAAAGGITVAVDTHLTESLMYEGLAREVIRRIQNLRKEAGFAIEDRIVTEFAADGQLATAVQVFADFIQEETLSVEMRLVPTPSGEAVQEDTVDGQRLVLGLRRTQRQ; via the coding sequence ATGAGAGAGAGGTTCAAGTCCGTAGTCACTCAACCTGATTTTCCTGCGCTGGAACGTGAGATCTTGCGGTTTTGGGATGAGTCGAAAGCTTTTAAACTGCTTCAACAAAAAAATGCCGGCCGGCCACGCTGGTCTTTCATTGATGGCCCTATTACGGCCAATAACCCGATGGGCGTCCACCATGCCTGGGGGCGCACGTACAAAGACCTATTCCAGCGCTTCAAAGCGATGCAGGGATTTGATCAGCGCTGGCAGAACGGCTTCGACTGCCAGGGGCTCTGGGTAGAGGTGAACGTCGAGCGCGACCTGGGATTCCGATCCAAACGCGACATCGAGGCGTTTGGTATTGACCGGTTCGTCAGGCTGTGCAAGGCCCGTGTGCTCACCTACGCCGCTGTGCAGACGCAACAATCTATTCGCCTGGGTTATTGGATGGATTGGAACGACCCTGAGCAACTGCTCTGGTTACGCGACAAACTGGAAGAAGACCCCTCGCAGATCATCACCGTTGAAGGGCCGAATGGCCCGGTGACCGATACGGTGGAGCAGATTGTGGGTCGGCTGGGGCTACCCGAGCTTGGCGGCTCGTATTTCACCTTCTCCAACGAGAACAACTACCAGATCTGGGGCTTCCTCAAGCGCTGTTGGGAGAACCGCTGGCTGTACAAGGGGACGGATGTCATGCCCTGGTGTCCACGCTGTGGCACCGGCATCAGCCAGCATGAGATCGTCACCGAGGGCTACGTCGAGCGCACCGACCCCGGCTTGACCGTGCGCTTCCCGCTGCGGGATCGCCCCGGTGAGGCGCTGCTAGTGTGGACGACCACCCCATGGACGCTCACCAGCAACGTAGCGGCGGCTGTCGGCCCAGATCTGACGTACCTGCGCGTCCGTCAGGCCGATGAAAACGGCCGGATGTGGATTTACTACGTAGCCGAGGGTGCGGCGAAACAGGCGCTGCGTGGCCACTACGAGGTGCTGGGCTCGCTCAAAGGGGCCGAGATGGTGGGCTGGCGTTATGAAGGCCCTTTCGACGAGCTGCCGGCTATCCAGACGGCTAACGTACCGACGCATCATTGCGTCATCCCCTGGGACGAAGTGGGCGAACAAGAGGGCACGGGCATTGTCCACATCGCTCCCGGTTGCGGCGCTGAGGACTTCCAGTTGGGCAAGCAATTCGGGCTACCGACCATCGCCCCACTGGATGAATCAGGGATATACTTAGACGGCTTCGACTGGCTCACTGGCCGCGATGTGGCAACGGTAACTGAGCCCATTATCGAAAACCTGAAGAGCAAGGGGCTTTTCTACCGGCTGGAGCCATACACTCACCGCTACCCGGAGTGCTGGCGATGCCACACCCCTCTCGTCTTCCGCCTGGTGGACGAGTGGTTCATTTCCATGGACGAGCTACGCTATCAGATGATGGACATCACCCGCCAGATCCGGTGGATCCCCGAATTCGGCCTCGAGCGCGAGCTGGACTGGCTACGCAACATGCACGACTGGATGATCTCGAAGAAGCGGTACTGGGGGCTGGCGTTGCCCATCTGGGAGTGTCATCAATGCGGCCACTTCGAGGTGATCGGCGATGAATATGAACTAAAGGAGCGCGCTGCCGAGGGGTGGGAGGTGTTCGATGGGCATACGCCCCATCGCCCATGGATTGACGCCATCAAGATCCGCTGCTCCCGGTGCGGTGAGCTCATCAACCGCATCCCAGACGTGGGCAATCCCTGGTTGGACGCCGGCATTGTCCCTTTCTCCACCCTGCGCTATCGCACTGATCGAGCGTACTGGGAGAAGTGGTTCCCAGCCGATTTCATCACAGAATCGTTCCCCGGCCAGTTCCGTAACTGGTTCTATTCGCTGCTGGCCATGAGCACGGTGCTGGAACGGAAGCCTCCCTTCCGGACCGTGCTGGGGTACGCTACTTTGCTGGGCGAGGACGGCCGAGAGATGCACAAGTCTTGGGGCAATATGATCGAGTTCAACGAGGCGGCCGAGGCCATCGGCGTGGACACAATGCGCTGGATGTATTGCGCCCACCGGCCGGAGGTAAACCTGCTCTTCGGCTATAGGCTGGCCGATGAGGTGCGTCGCCGCTTCATCCTGCCGCTGTGGAATGTCTACGCTTTCTTCGTCACCTATGCCAATCTGGCCCCCGGTTGGCATCCCAAGGATTGGCGCTCCGTTCCCGACCTTCGATCACCCCAACTCCAGATTCTGGACCGCTGGATCATCTCCCGCCTGCATGAGGTAGTCCGCATCGTCACTGACCGGTTGGAGGATTTCGACGCCTTCGGAGCCACGCAGGCGTTGGAGACGTTCGTGGATGACCTGAGCGACTGGTATGTGCGCCGCTCCCGCCGTCGCTTCTGGGATGGTGAGCCGGCCGCGCTGGACACGCTGTACGGCGTGATCGTCACGCTGGCCCGGCTACTGGCACCCTTTATGCCGTTCGTGACCGAACAGATGTTCCGAAACCTAGTGCGCTCAGTGGACGCCGAGGCGCCGGTGAGCGTGCATTTAACGGACTGGCCGATTCCAGATGTAGGCTCGGTGGACTCCGCTTTGCTGGCCGATATGACGCTGGCCCGCCAGGTGGTCACCCTGGGACACAGCGCCCGTAACAACGCCAACATCAAGCTGCGTCAGCCGTTGGCGAGGGCTGTGGTCGTATTGCCCGATCCGTCCCTGCGCGATCGCCTACTGCGCCTATCAGACATCGTGGCCGATGAGCTGAATGTGAAGGCATTGGAGGTCACCGCTGAAGAGGCAGAGCTGGTCGAATATCGCCTGTTGCCTGACAATCGCAAGCTAGGGCCGCGCTTCGGGCGAAAGTTCCCGGCTGTGCGTCAGGCGCTGGCTCAGGCCGATGCCATCGCCGCCGTGCGCGTCCTGCGCGCTGGACAGCCGCTGATGCTGACTGCCGATGGGGAGCGGGTAGAGCTGGCCCCAGATGAGGTGCTCATCCAGACGGCGCCGCGGGTCGGCTTCGCAGTGGCCGCCGCTGGTGGGATCACCGTAGCCGTGGATACGCATCTTACCGAGTCGTTGATGTACGAAGGGCTGGCCCGTGAGGTGATCCGCCGTATTCAAAACCTGCGCAAGGAGGCGGGGTTTGCCATTGAGGACCGCATCGTTACGGAGTTCGCCGCCGATGGACAACTGGCCACCGCCGTTCAAGTGTTCGCCGATTTCATCCAAGAGGAGACCCTGAGCGTAGAGATGAGGCTTGTGCCTACCCCTTCTGGCGAGGCCGTACAGGAGGATACGGTGGATGGACAACGGCTAGTGCTCGGCCTCCGCCGGACTCAGCGGCAGTAG